One stretch of Bosea vaviloviae DNA includes these proteins:
- a CDS encoding sensor histidine kinase, giving the protein MAEVTAEQVQRGRGPDPNALARRKLVTREVKSVRERLTSSTGLERAFDYELLRLFAQYRMNGTVGTLVLALCIAAAACLWTPISRVAPWVGAVILSSLVIVILCRRFLAQETGDVRIGLWRRLFALAEGVHGFTWSLILLLFAQSSAPGAKVFVTTTLLIVSALTVMLSASIPIAVYAGLLPITVGIGLFFWGRSDIDSVTMALMAASAQFFFIFLANRLYASSVSTIEFRAEKDALIAELETATANSDEARRKAEEANLAKSRFLATMSHELRTPLNAILGFSEVMKNEVFGGHANAAYKEYSADIHGSGQHLLELINEILDLSRIEAGKYELNEEALSLAAIADDCRHMLNLRAKAKGQTIREAIEPHLPKVWADERAIRQVVLNILSNAIKFTPQGGEISIKVGWTANGGQYVSITDTGPGIPEDEIPIVLQTFGRGSLAIKTAEQGSGLGLPIVKGLIDLHSGGFHLKSKPRAGTEVTITLPAERVMDTLAALPEPTTRAA; this is encoded by the coding sequence ATGGCGGAAGTCACGGCTGAACAGGTGCAACGCGGGCGTGGGCCCGACCCGAACGCATTGGCGCGCCGCAAGCTCGTCACGCGCGAGGTCAAGTCGGTGCGCGAGCGGCTGACCTCCTCGACCGGCCTCGAGCGCGCCTTCGACTACGAATTGCTGCGCCTGTTCGCGCAATACCGCATGAACGGCACGGTCGGCACGCTGGTGCTGGCGCTTTGCATCGCGGCGGCGGCCTGCCTGTGGACACCGATCTCCAGGGTCGCGCCCTGGGTCGGCGCCGTCATCCTCAGCTCCCTGGTCATCGTGATCCTGTGTCGGCGTTTCCTGGCGCAGGAGACCGGCGATGTCCGGATCGGGCTGTGGCGCCGTCTCTTCGCCCTGGCAGAAGGGGTCCATGGCTTCACCTGGTCCCTGATCCTGTTGCTGTTCGCGCAGAGCAGCGCGCCGGGCGCCAAGGTCTTCGTCACCACGACCCTGCTGATCGTCAGCGCGCTGACCGTGATGCTGTCGGCCTCGATTCCGATCGCGGTCTATGCCGGATTGCTCCCGATCACCGTCGGCATCGGCCTGTTCTTCTGGGGCCGCAGCGACATCGACAGCGTGACGATGGCGCTGATGGCGGCTTCCGCCCAGTTCTTCTTCATCTTCCTGGCGAACCGGCTCTATGCCAGCTCGGTCTCGACCATCGAATTCCGCGCCGAAAAGGACGCGCTGATCGCGGAGCTGGAAACCGCGACCGCCAATTCCGACGAGGCCAGGCGCAAGGCGGAGGAAGCCAATCTCGCCAAATCGCGCTTCCTGGCCACGATGAGCCATGAGTTGCGCACGCCGCTCAACGCGATCCTGGGCTTCTCGGAGGTGATGAAGAACGAGGTGTTCGGCGGGCACGCCAATGCCGCCTACAAGGAATATTCCGCCGACATCCACGGTTCGGGCCAGCATCTGCTCGAACTGATCAACGAGATCCTCGATCTCTCGCGCATCGAGGCCGGCAAATACGAGCTGAACGAGGAGGCGCTCTCGCTCGCCGCCATCGCCGATGATTGCCGCCACATGCTGAACCTGCGCGCCAAGGCCAAGGGCCAGACGATCCGCGAGGCGATCGAGCCGCATCTGCCCAAGGTCTGGGCCGATGAGCGGGCGATCCGGCAGGTGGTGCTGAACATCCTCTCCAACGCGATCAAGTTCACCCCGCAGGGCGGCGAGATCTCGATCAAGGTCGGCTGGACCGCCAATGGCGGGCAATATGTCTCGATCACCGATACGGGACCGGGCATCCCGGAGGATGAAATCCCGATCGTGCTGCAGACCTTCGGGCGCGGCTCGCTGGCGATCAAGACGGCCGAGCAGGGCTCAGGCCTCGGCCTGCCGATCGTGAAGGGGCTGATCGACCTGCATAGCGGCGGCTTCCACCTGAAATCGAAGCCGCGCGCCGGAACCGAAGTGACGATCACGCTCCCGGCCGAGCGGGTGATGGATACGCTGGCGGCCCTGCCGGAACCGACGACGCGGGCGGCTTGA
- a CDS encoding thermonuclease family protein, translating to MARFGFGRFRSGPFGWRRVSRLVDLVVALGILGLLAIAGAVLQYRLGPARMLTGAAQAIDGDSLRLNGEELRLEGLDAPEYRQSCTTKAGRPVDCGRTARRALSDLLERGLVTCEIGKIDRYGRGLAHCRVGEIDINAELVRQGQAVAYGGYRSEEEQARAAGRGLWALDFERPETWRREHPR from the coding sequence ATGGCGCGCTTCGGATTCGGTCGTTTCAGGTCAGGCCCCTTCGGCTGGCGGCGCGTCAGCCGGCTGGTCGATCTCGTGGTCGCCCTTGGAATCCTTGGTTTATTGGCGATAGCGGGCGCCGTGCTGCAATATCGGCTCGGGCCTGCGCGCATGCTGACCGGCGCGGCGCAGGCGATCGACGGCGATTCGCTGCGGCTGAACGGCGAGGAATTGCGCCTGGAAGGGCTGGATGCGCCCGAATATCGCCAGAGCTGCACGACCAAGGCGGGCAGGCCGGTCGATTGCGGACGTACAGCGCGCCGCGCTTTGTCTGATTTGCTGGAGCGTGGCCTCGTCACCTGCGAGATCGGCAAGATCGATCGCTATGGCCGCGGCCTCGCTCATTGCCGTGTCGGCGAGATCGACATCAACGCCGAGCTGGTGCGGCAGGGCCAGGCGGTCGCCTATGGCGGCTACCGCAGCGAGGAAGAGCAGGCGAGGGCGGCCGGGCGCGGGCTCTGGGCGCTCGACTTCGAGCGGCCCGAGACCTGGCGACGGGAACATCCGCGTTAG